One region of Brachybacterium saurashtrense genomic DNA includes:
- a CDS encoding LuxR C-terminal-related transcriptional regulator → MTVVIAPAGAGKSIGTIGWLRRDGREPDELWIHADSTWDCERFRALLDFAARADGPRRIVVDDAHRLPSESFRLLGERLTHHPDTLRMLLLSRWDLPLATLVPELLGHYSALRGDVLRTDDEETASLVRAHAPTAESSAVEVISTFAQGWCAPIVLTARVLGAAQVSTDAVHRYANANAGGVDQVVNEVFATLRPDERHLLLCTASEEILTPRAAIHLTRDPRAGDALDRLAATGLLVLRIGDAADSSSGNVGDESRYMVHPLLREVVRRRLLHGGVDVVRAQATVSRAVALDVSHGDGGRAFERLVAVNEIGRATELLGNEGLRMVMRGEGHAVADFVRCHPEEVHVDPRTWFAIALDRWMEDDLEAALGWMELIVQDGASNDPGSDDLASVCIGLMRARLGIGSPMEALDAAQKVLTRVDPGRQQLWPQLLTEMGSLQNWVGDLDGAEAHLTRAVECGQQRGLSQLAAEATSQLAITQMMAGREAAAHQLAVETLCILDTTHGGGSRFTRARAVMVRTLVQLWAAPGQVESSEPGGAAEEVPASDPCSRFWLRLCEARRSLVDGTPADAERILSTPLSAPVAQAQLPEHLQIVILVEHALLATLAADRDQLASLEARLAELGSSGEALFVRGLRHDLAGDRHAAAADFETASEEQFRAQPPGRALCLASRAQLLNAAGQEEQSLRMLSEALRITEARQIAVPFHGWIRQGTPMGHLLLRLRTLDGAAARNWLDALASSAAGTSDAVARFAPRTATPRERAVATTTVVRPALSPRERDVLNELARGATYADIAAALFVSENTVKTHVSSLYGKLAVSRRSDALAAARSMNLL, encoded by the coding sequence GTGACGGTCGTCATCGCTCCCGCAGGCGCTGGCAAGAGCATCGGCACGATCGGGTGGTTGCGCCGCGATGGACGCGAACCTGACGAGCTGTGGATCCATGCTGATTCGACGTGGGACTGCGAACGGTTCCGGGCCCTCCTGGATTTCGCCGCGCGCGCGGACGGACCACGGCGCATCGTCGTCGACGATGCTCATCGCCTTCCCTCGGAGAGCTTCCGTCTGCTCGGCGAGCGGCTCACTCATCACCCCGACACTCTCCGGATGCTGCTGCTGAGCCGCTGGGACCTTCCTCTGGCCACGCTCGTGCCCGAGCTTCTCGGCCACTACTCGGCCCTCCGGGGGGACGTGTTGCGGACCGATGATGAGGAGACCGCTTCTCTGGTGCGCGCCCACGCACCGACCGCGGAGTCTTCGGCCGTGGAGGTGATCAGCACCTTTGCGCAGGGCTGGTGCGCGCCGATAGTGCTCACCGCTCGTGTCCTGGGGGCGGCACAGGTCTCGACCGATGCCGTGCATCGCTACGCGAATGCGAACGCCGGAGGCGTCGATCAGGTGGTCAACGAGGTGTTCGCGACGTTGAGACCGGACGAGCGGCACCTGTTGCTCTGCACAGCATCGGAGGAGATCCTCACTCCTCGGGCCGCGATCCATCTCACACGAGACCCTCGAGCCGGCGACGCGTTGGACAGACTGGCTGCGACCGGGCTGCTCGTCCTACGGATCGGTGACGCGGCGGACTCGAGCTCTGGGAACGTCGGTGACGAGAGTCGATACATGGTCCACCCGCTCCTGCGGGAAGTGGTGCGACGCAGGCTCCTGCACGGCGGCGTCGACGTAGTCCGCGCCCAGGCGACCGTGTCCCGCGCCGTGGCACTGGACGTCTCCCATGGTGACGGGGGACGGGCGTTCGAACGGCTCGTGGCCGTGAACGAGATCGGGCGGGCCACGGAGCTGCTCGGCAACGAGGGACTCAGGATGGTGATGCGGGGCGAGGGCCACGCGGTCGCAGACTTCGTCCGCTGCCATCCCGAGGAGGTCCACGTCGATCCGCGGACCTGGTTCGCCATCGCCCTGGACAGGTGGATGGAGGATGACCTCGAGGCAGCGCTGGGGTGGATGGAGCTCATCGTGCAGGACGGCGCATCGAATGATCCGGGCAGCGACGATCTGGCATCGGTGTGCATCGGCCTGATGCGTGCCCGGCTCGGGATCGGCTCTCCGATGGAGGCGCTCGATGCTGCACAGAAGGTCCTCACCAGGGTCGACCCTGGACGCCAGCAGCTCTGGCCACAGCTCCTCACAGAAATGGGCAGTCTGCAGAACTGGGTCGGTGACCTCGATGGCGCAGAAGCGCACCTGACCCGAGCTGTGGAATGCGGCCAGCAGCGGGGACTGTCTCAGCTCGCCGCGGAGGCCACCTCTCAGCTCGCCATCACGCAGATGATGGCCGGACGGGAGGCCGCTGCGCACCAGCTGGCAGTGGAGACTCTGTGCATTCTGGACACCACTCACGGAGGCGGTTCGCGTTTCACGAGGGCCAGGGCGGTCATGGTCCGCACACTGGTCCAGCTGTGGGCGGCCCCGGGACAGGTCGAATCGTCTGAGCCGGGCGGCGCCGCTGAGGAGGTGCCGGCATCGGACCCTTGCTCCAGGTTCTGGCTCCGGCTCTGCGAGGCACGGCGGTCTCTGGTCGACGGGACCCCGGCGGACGCGGAGCGCATACTGTCTACTCCACTGTCAGCTCCGGTGGCGCAGGCCCAGCTGCCTGAGCATCTTCAGATCGTGATTCTGGTCGAGCACGCGCTTCTCGCGACTCTTGCTGCGGATCGCGATCAACTCGCGAGCCTCGAAGCCCGCCTGGCGGAGCTCGGAAGCTCCGGGGAAGCACTGTTCGTGCGCGGCCTGAGGCATGATCTCGCCGGAGACCGGCACGCCGCAGCGGCAGACTTCGAGACTGCGTCCGAAGAGCAGTTCCGCGCGCAGCCCCCCGGCCGTGCCCTCTGCCTCGCGAGCAGAGCCCAGCTCCTGAACGCCGCGGGCCAGGAGGAGCAATCACTCAGGATGCTCTCCGAAGCGCTGCGCATCACCGAGGCGCGACAGATCGCGGTGCCTTTCCACGGCTGGATCCGGCAGGGCACTCCGATGGGCCATCTGCTGCTCAGGTTGCGCACACTGGACGGTGCAGCGGCGAGAAACTGGCTGGATGCCCTGGCGTCGTCGGCTGCGGGGACGTCCGATGCGGTAGCGCGTTTCGCACCGAGAACGGCCACACCCCGGGAACGGGCCGTCGCCACGACGACGGTCGTGCGCCCTGCACTGAGTCCGCGAGAGCGCGACGTGCTCAATGAGCTCGCCCGGGGTGCGACCTACGCCGATATCGCCGCGGCGCTCTTCGTGTCCGAGAACACCGTGAAGACACATGTCTCGAGCCTCTACGGGAAGCTCGCGGTGTCCCGCCGCAGCGACGCGCTCGCTGCGGCGCGGAGCATGAATCTCCTGTGA